A single region of the Gammaproteobacteria bacterium genome encodes:
- the queE gene encoding 7-carboxy-7-deazaguanine synthase QueE has protein sequence MNPSTPQLRITEIFFSLQGETRTTGLPTVFIRLTGCPLRCVYCDTAYAFHGGQMRSLESILTETADYGARYVTVTGGEPLAQKACLELLKCLCDANYEVSLETSGALDVSEVDTRVIKILDIKTPGSQEAHRNKLENIHHLSQKDQIKFVICDSADYQWAKKMLIDYQLPQRCEVLFSPSYNQLQNHQLADWILADRLPVRFQVQLHKYIWGDVPGK, from the coding sequence ATGAACCCAAGTACACCTCAATTACGCATCACTGAAATTTTTTTTTCCTTACAAGGCGAAACCCGCACCACCGGATTGCCAACCGTTTTCATCCGCTTAACCGGTTGTCCACTGCGTTGTGTCTATTGTGACACCGCCTATGCCTTCCACGGCGGACAAATGCGTTCTTTGGAAAGTATCCTCACCGAAACCGCCGATTATGGGGCGCGTTATGTCACCGTCACCGGCGGCGAACCGCTGGCACAAAAAGCCTGCTTAGAATTACTGAAATGTTTATGTGATGCCAACTATGAAGTTTCTTTAGAAACTAGCGGCGCCCTAGATGTTTCTGAAGTAGACACACGCGTCATCAAAATATTAGATATTAAAACGCCAGGCTCTCAAGAAGCCCATAGAAATAAATTGGAGAATATTCACCATTTATCTCAAAAGGATCAGATTAAATTCGTAATCTGCGATTCAGCCGATTATCAATGGGCAAAAAAAATGTTGATCGACTACCAATTGCCACAACGCTGCGAAGTATTATTTTCCCCTAGCTACAATCAGCTGCAAAATCACCAACTGGCTGACTGGATATTAGCCGACCGACTTCCCGTGCGATTTCAAGTACAGTTACATAAATACATCTGGGGAGATGTGCCCGGTAAATAA